From one Doryrhamphus excisus isolate RoL2022-K1 chromosome 9, RoL_Dexc_1.0, whole genome shotgun sequence genomic stretch:
- the LOC131135715 gene encoding gastrula zinc finger protein XlCGF57.1-like isoform X1, producing the protein MRHLAADWSSRRMSPQPQGRSSTLEQVEQQPIKEEEEETQPSYVKEEEEEPQPPYVKEEEEELWITQEGEHLLGPEEADLTRLPLTGVSVKTDDHEDKPPESSQLHHSPSEEMREAEPSCSSSLQHMTTEADGDHCGGSQADNLLAPLSDSDDTTSHSPEDEDGDYNQESLSSDTDCEGDMTTHTSNKHSESSKKKTDKPFNCSLCRKRFSCKTKLTRHMKTHTGEQPFRCSDCGKWFARKTTMQSHMRMHTGEKPFTCSDCGKCFTQKTTMKRHMRTHTGEKPFSCSDCGKSFTLKFNMQSHMRMHTGEKPFSCTDCGKHFAENTTLQRHMRTHTGEKPFSCSNCGKCFTEKATLQRHMRTHTGEKPFSCPDCGKCFTQKTTMKRHMRTHTGEKPFSCSNCGERFTVKANRQAHMRTHTGEKPFSCSNCHQSFALKSNMQRHMRTHTEEKPFSCSDCGKRFTLKSKMQSHMRTHTRKTFQLL; encoded by the exons ATGAG acatcTAGCAGCTGATTGGTCGTCAAGAAGAATGTCCCCTCAGCCACAGGGTAGGAGCTCCACTTTGGAGCAGGTGGAGCAACAACCTattaaagaagaagaggaagagacaCAGCCCTCTtatgttaaagaggaagaggaggagccacagcccccctatgtgaaagaggaagaggaagaactctggatcactcaggagggagagcatcttctagggccagaggaggctgatctcaccaggttgccactgactggtgtctctgtgaagacagacgaccatgaagacaaaccacctgagtcctcacagcttcatcatagtccaagtgaggagatgagagaggcggagccttcatgcagcagctcactgcaacacatgacaacagaagctgatggagaccactgtggaggatcacaagcagacaacctcttagctccactgtcagatagtgacgacacgacgtcacactctcctgaagaTGAAGACGGCGACTACAACCAAGAATCTCTGAGCAGCGATACAGACTGTGAAGGTGATATGACGACTCACACTAGCAACAAACACTCTGAAAGCTCTAAAAAGAAGACAGATAAACCTTTTAACTGCTCACTTTGTCGCAAAAGATTTTCTTGTAAGACTAAATTGACTCgacacatgaaaacacacacaggagaacaaCCTTTTCGTTGCTCAGACTGTGGCAAATGGTTTGCTCGAAAGACAACCATGCAGTCACACATGAGaatgcacacaggagaaaaaccttttacttGCTCAGACTGCGGTAAATGTTTCACTCAAAAGACAACCatgaaaagacacatgagaacacacacaggagaaaaacctttcagctgCTCCGACTGTGGTAAAAGCTTCACTCTAAAGTTTAACATGCAATCACACATGAGaatgcacacaggagaaaaaccttttagttgcacAGACTGTGGTAAACATTTCGCTGAAAATACAACCCTGcaaagacacatgagaacacacacaggagaaaaaccttttagttgctcaaaCTGTGGTAAATGCTTCACTGAAAAGGCAACCCTGcaaagacacatgagaacacacacaggagaaaaaccttttagttgcccAGACTGTGGTAAATGTTTCACTCAAAAGACAACCatgaaaagacacatgagaacacatacaggagaaaaacctttcagttgctccaACTGCGGCGAACGCTTCACTGTCAAGGCTAACAGGCAagcacacatgagaacacacacaggggaaaaacctttcagttgctccaACTGTCATCAAAGCTTTGCTTTAAAGTCAAACATGcaaagacacatgagaacacacacagaagaaaaaccttttagttgctcagactgtggtaaaaGATTCACTTTAAAGAGTAAAATgcaatcacacatgagaacacatacAAGAAAAACTTTTCAGTTGCTCTGA
- the LOC131135927 gene encoding zinc finger protein 569-like: MLVCSRHFHTGRPAYEMDESHPDWAPSLHLGHTEVEAGDNKSLHITLDQEELPPTREEYERLRQHYTQQLIGHQEGLPQPQGEEQTVKQEEEEPHSPYVKEEKEEPQPLHIKKEEEEPQAPYVKEEEEELWITQEGEHLLGPEEADLTRLPLTGVSVKTDDHEDKPPESSQLHHSPSEEMREAEPSCSSSLQHMTTEADGDHCGGSQADNLLAPLSDSDDTTSHSPEDEDSDYNQESLSSDTDWEGDMTTHTGNKHSESSKKKTAKPFNCSLCQKEFPCKSMLTRHMRTHTGEKCFSCSDCGKRYMQKASMVKHMRTHTGEKPFRCSDCGKGFNDKANMVTHMRTHTGEKPFTCLDCGKSFALKATLASHMKTHTLEKPFSCSECGKSFPRKNSMELHKRTHTGVKPFSCSFCGKKFSHKANMVKHTRTHTGEKPFSCSDCGKSFAYKVTLASHMRTHKVVKPFLCLDCGKSFTQMVDVLDHMRTHTGQRFYVTNMVQTCCVINCHNRSRDRFGNKKDEVIFFSFPTWKQSQGAGICELTKRRRMAWIAAVRRPNITFNTITQDLVVCSRHFHTGRPAYEMDESHPDWAPSLHLGHTEVEAGDNKSLHITLDQEELPPTREEYERLRQQLEAVSKTQVVLHIEDKHQLSGHQKKCSPQPQNEKKSSTLEQAERQPPHVKEEEEDPQPPLIKDEELETQPPHIKEEEAEPQLPYVKEEEEEPQPPCVKEEEEELWITQEGEHLLGPEEADLTRLPLTGVSVKTDDHEDKPPESSQLHHSPSEEMREAEPSCSSSLQHMTTEADGDHCGGSQADNLLAPLSDSDDTTSHSPEDEDSDYNQESLSSDTDCEGDMTTHTSNKHSESSKKKTDKPFNCTGERPFSCSDCAKCFTHKTTMQRHMRTHTGEKPFSCPDCGKRFTHKTNMQSHMRTHTGEKPYSCSDCGKCFIQKTAMQSHMRTHTGEKPFSCPDCGKCFTIKTKMKAHMRTHTGEKPYSCSDCGQRFALKTTMQRHMRTHTGEKPFKCSDCGKGFAIKANLQTHVRTHTGEKPFSCSVCGKGFTQKSHIQRHMRTHSDEKQFKLGDIVLEVGM; the protein is encoded by the exons ACACCCAGCAGCTGATTGGTCATCAAGAAGGTCTCCCTCAGCCACAGGGGGAGGAACAGACtgttaaacaggaagaggaggagccacattCCCCCTATGTgaaagaggaaaaggaggagccacagcccctccacattaaaaaggaagaggaggagccacaggccccctatgttaaagaggaagaggaagaactctggatcactcaggagggagagcatcttctaggaccagaggaggctgatctcaccaggttgccactgactggtgtctctgtgaagacagacgaccatgaagacaaaccacctgagtcctcacagcttcatcatagtccaagtgaggagatgagagaggcggagccttcatgcagcagctcactgcaacacatgacaacagaagctgatggagaccactgtggaggatcacaagcagacaacctcttagctccactgtcagatagtgacgacacgacgtcacactctcctgaagaTGAAGACAGCGACTACAACCAAGAATCTCTGAGCAGCGATACAGACTGGGAAGGTGATATGACGACTCACACTGGCAACAAACACTCTGAAAGCTCTAAAAAGAAGACAGCTAAACCTTTTAACTGCTCACTTTGTCAGAAAGAATTTCCTTGCAAGAGTATGTTGACtcgacacatgagaacacacacaggagaaaaatgtttcagttgctcagactgtggtaaacGCTACATGCAAAAGGCAAGTATGGTaaaacacatgagaacacacacaggagaaaaaccttttcgctgctcagactgtggtaaagGCTTCAACGACAAAGCAAATATGGtaacacacatgagaacacacacaggagagaaaccttttaccTGCTTAGACTGTGGTAAAAGCTTTGCATTAAAGGCAACTTTAGCATCACATATGAAAACGCACACATtagaaaaaccttttagctgCTCAGAGTGTGGCAAAAGCTTCCCTCGAAAGAACAGTATGGAATTACACAAgcgaacacacacaggagtaaaaccttttagttgctcattCTGTGGTAAAAAGTTCAGTCACAAAGCAAATATGGTAAAACAcacgagaacacacacaggagaaaaaccttttagttgctcagactgtggtaaaaGTTTTGCATACAAGGTAACTTTGGCGTCTCATATGAGAACACACAAAGTAGTAAAACCTTTTCTCTGCTTAGACTGTGGTAAAAGCTTCACTCAAATGGTAGATGTGCTCGaccacatgagaacacacacaggacagAGGTTTTA CGTGACAAACATGGTGCAAACGTGTTGTGTTATTAACTGCCACAATCGTTCACGCGATCGCTTCGGGAATAAAAAGGATGAGGTGATATTTTTCTCCTTTCCAACGTGGAAGCAAAGCCAAGGAGCTGGAATCTGTGAGCTAACAAAGAGACGCCGAATGGCCTGGATAGCAGCCGTGAGACGACCAAACATCACTTTCAACACCATCACCCAAGACTTGGTGGTGTGTTCACGGCATTTTCACACTG gGAGACCAGCTTATGAAATGGATGAAAGCCATCCAGACTGGGCACCCTCATTACATCTCGGACACACGGAGGTGGAAGCTGGAGATAACAAGAGTCTACACATAACATTGGACCAGGAGGAACTTCCCCCAACCAGAGAGGAGTACGAGCGACTACgacaacaactggaagctgttAGCAAGACTCAAGTTGTGCTACACATTGAAG ACAAACATCAGCTGAGTGGTCATCAGAAAAAATGTTCTCCTCAGCCACAGAATGAGAAGAAGAGCTCCACTTTGGAGCAGGCGGAGCGACAGCCCCCCCatgtgaaagaggaagaggaggacccACAGCCCCCTCTTATTAAAGATGAAGAATTAGAGACACAGCCCCcacacattaaagaggaagaggcggAGCCACAGCTCCCCtatgttaaagaggaagaggaggagccacagcccccctgtgttaaagaggaagaggaagaactctggatcactcaggagggagagcatcttctagggccagaggaggctgatctcaccaggttgccactgactggtgtctctgtgaagacagacgaccatgaagacaaaccacctgagtcctcacagcttcatcatagtccaagtgaggagatgagagaggcggagccttcatgcagcagctcactgcaacacatgacaacagaagctgatggagaccactgtggaggatcacaagcagacaacctcttagctccactgtcagatagtgacgacacaacgtcacactctcctgaagaTGAAGACAGCGACTACAACCAAGAATCTCTGAGCAGCGATACAGACTGTGAAGGTGATATGACGACTCACACTAGCAACAAACACTCTGAAAGCTCTAAAAAGAAGACAGATAAACCTTTTAACTGCACAGGAGAAagacctttcagttgctcagactgtgCTAAATGCTTTACTCACAAAACAACCATGcaaagacacatgagaacacacacaggagaaaaaccttttagttgcccTGACTGTGGTAAACGCTTTACTCACAAGACAAACATgcaatcacacatgagaacacacacaggagaaaaaccttataGTTGCTCTGACTGTGGTAAATGCTTCATTCAAAAGACAGCCATgcaatcacacatgagaacacacacaggagaaaaaccttttagttgcccagactgtggtaaatgcttcactataaagacaaaaatgaaagcacacatgagaacgcacacaggagaaaaaccttatagttgctcagactgtggtcAACGCTTCGCTTTAAAGACAACCATGCAAaggcacatgagaacacacacgggagaaaaaccttttaaatgTTCAGACTGTGGTAAAGGCTTCGCCATAAAGGCAAACTTGCAAACACACGTgagaacacacactggagaaaaaccatttAGTTGCTCAGTCTGTGGTAAGGGCTTCACTCAAAAGTCACACATAcaaagacacatgagaacacactcAGATGAGAAACAATTTAAATTAGGTGACATTGTCTTGGAAGTCGGCATGTAA